Genomic segment of Sporomusaceae bacterium FL31:
TAACAAAGTATTACATACAACGGAACCCAGATCCACGTTGCAGAAATCATCATCCAGAACTGATCAAACGGGGTATCGCCTAAATTGTTGAGGTAAAGGAAAAGATTTTTATCTTCCTGAATAATTTCTTCCATATTTTAACGGCTTACCGGTCCTTCGTAAGTTTCGTCATCCGCTGGTTTTACTTTTGGTAATTCTGTTGCAGGAGATTGTTCGTTTAAAATATTTTCTTCGATATTCTTCATCGGGTTAAAATCTTTTGCAGCATCTTTCACTTTCTCGATCTCACGCTTTATTTCAGAAACAGGATTATCTGTTTCTTTCATGATCTCAGTTTTGATGTCTTCTACTGCGCCACGCATTTTTCTCACTCCCGTTCCAAGGTCGCGAGCAATTTGAGGTAGTTTATCCGGACCAAACAAAACTACAATTGCAATGGCAATAAGTGCCATTTCTCCAATGCTTAATTCCATGGTGCTAAATTACAAAAGATTATATATATAAAATATGAT
This window contains:
- the tatA_3 gene encoding Sec-independent protein translocase protein TatA — translated: MELSIGEMALIAIAIVVLFGPDKLPQIARDLGTGVRKMRGAVEDIKTEIMKETDNPVSEIKREIEKVKDAAKDFNPMKNIEENILNEQSPATELPKVKPADDETYEGPVSR